One genomic segment of Streptomyces sp. TLI_146 includes these proteins:
- a CDS encoding ankyrin repeat domain-containing protein produces the protein MSDALDPEVVELAGRIFDLARRGEAEALAAYLDAGVSPDLTNDKGHTLVMLAAYHGHAEAVSALLARGADPDRANDRGQTPLAGAVFKGEDAVVKALLAGGADPSAGTPSALDTARMFGKTELIALFGDR, from the coding sequence ATGAGCGATGCCCTCGATCCCGAGGTGGTCGAGCTGGCGGGCAGGATCTTCGATCTGGCACGCCGGGGAGAGGCGGAGGCGCTCGCCGCGTACCTCGACGCCGGGGTCTCGCCCGACCTCACCAATGACAAGGGCCACACGCTCGTCATGCTCGCCGCCTATCACGGGCACGCGGAGGCGGTCTCCGCGCTCCTCGCGCGCGGTGCCGACCCGGACCGCGCCAACGACCGCGGTCAGACCCCGCTCGCGGGTGCCGTCTTCAAGGGCGAGGACGCGGTCGTCAAGGCGCTGCTGGCAGGCGGAGCCGACCCTTCCGCCGGAACGCCGTCCGCGCTCGACACCGCACGGATGTTCGGCAAGACGGAACTGATCGCACTCTTCGGCGACCGCTGA
- a CDS encoding MFS transporter codes for MGRTAAQAAPEADRRREQRGWYFYDFACSVYSTTVLTVFLGPYLTAIAKDAADADGFVHPLGVPVRAGSLFAYAVSASVVLAVVLMPMVGAAADRTGRKKPLLAAAAYTGAAATAGMFFLDGHRYLLGAVLLIVANAALSVSMVLYNAYLPQIAGPEERDRVSSRGWAFGYTAGAFVLVLNLVLYSGHDSFGLSEGTAVRICLASAGVWWGAFTLVPLRRLRDRHAPGGHVPAEDKVGAGWRQLIATLRDMRARPLTLAFLLAYLIYNDGVQTVISQASLYGSEELGLDQNTLIVAVLLVQVLAVAGALGMGRLAQTHGAKRTILGSLAVWALILATGYFLPAHSPALFFVLAAAIGTVLGGSQALSRSLFSHMVPSGKEAEYFSAYEMSDRGLSWLGPLVFGLAYQLTGSYRDAIISLVIFFGVGFVLLARVPVRAAVAAAGNPVPARI; via the coding sequence ATGGGCCGGACCGCCGCACAGGCGGCGCCGGAGGCCGACCGCCGCCGCGAGCAACGCGGCTGGTACTTCTACGACTTCGCGTGCTCGGTCTACTCGACGACCGTCCTGACGGTGTTCCTCGGGCCCTATCTGACGGCCATCGCCAAGGACGCCGCCGACGCGGACGGCTTCGTGCACCCGCTGGGCGTTCCGGTGCGGGCCGGATCCCTCTTCGCGTACGCGGTGTCCGCCTCGGTGGTGCTCGCGGTGGTCCTGATGCCCATGGTGGGCGCCGCGGCGGACCGCACCGGCCGCAAGAAGCCGCTGCTCGCGGCGGCGGCGTACACCGGCGCGGCGGCGACGGCCGGCATGTTCTTCCTCGACGGACACCGCTATCTGCTCGGCGCGGTGCTGCTGATCGTCGCCAATGCCGCGCTGTCGGTCTCGATGGTGCTCTACAACGCCTATCTGCCGCAGATCGCCGGTCCCGAGGAGCGCGACCGCGTCTCCTCGCGCGGCTGGGCCTTCGGCTACACCGCGGGCGCGTTCGTCCTCGTCCTCAATCTGGTCCTCTACTCGGGCCACGACAGCTTCGGGCTCTCCGAGGGCACGGCCGTACGGATCTGTCTGGCCTCGGCGGGGGTCTGGTGGGGCGCCTTCACGCTCGTGCCGCTGCGGCGGCTGCGGGACCGGCACGCGCCCGGCGGGCACGTCCCGGCCGAGGACAAGGTGGGCGCGGGCTGGCGCCAGCTCATCGCGACGCTGCGCGACATGCGCGCGCGTCCGCTGACCCTCGCCTTCCTGCTCGCGTATCTGATCTACAACGACGGCGTGCAGACCGTGATCTCGCAGGCCTCGCTGTACGGCTCCGAGGAGCTCGGCCTCGACCAGAACACGCTGATCGTCGCCGTGCTGCTGGTGCAGGTGCTCGCGGTGGCGGGGGCGCTCGGGATGGGGCGCCTCGCGCAGACGCACGGCGCCAAGCGCACGATCCTCGGCTCGCTGGCGGTGTGGGCGCTGATCCTGGCCACCGGGTACTTCCTGCCCGCCCACTCGCCCGCGCTCTTCTTCGTGCTGGCCGCGGCGATCGGCACGGTCCTGGGCGGCAGCCAGGCGCTGTCGCGGTCGCTTTTCTCACATATGGTGCCGAGCGGCAAGGAGGCCGAGTACTTCTCGGCCTACGAGATGAGCGACCGCGGGCTGAGCTGGCTGGGGCCACTGGTGTTCGGGCTCGCGTATCAGCTGACCGGGAGCTACCGGGATGCGATCATCTCTCTCGTGATCTTCTTCGGCGTCGGCTTCGTGCTGCTCGCCCGGGTCCCGGTGAGGGCCGCCGTGGCGGCCGCCGGAAACCCGGTTCCGGCGCGGATTTAG
- a CDS encoding amidohydrolase, giving the protein MSSESAAALPARTVAPLSTGEPDHRTVLLRGGEVHSPADPFATAMVVERGHVAWVGSEGAADAFASGVDEVVDLEGALVTPAFTDAHVHTTATGLALTGLDLSSAGSRAEALAAVRAYAASRPDDDVLLGHGWDSARWPERTPPTRAELDEATGGRPLYLPRIDVHSAVATTALLDRIPGVTGLDGYHPDAPLTAAAHHAVRAAAHAAITPRQREEAQRAALHRAASLGIGTLHECGGPEISDEDDFTSLLKLAREESGPRVFGYWAERVTGPKDADRIRELGALGAAGDLFVDGALGSHTACLHEPYADAPHTGTGHLDAADVAAHVAACTEAGLQAGFHAIGDAAVTAVVEGVRAAAAKVGLARIRAARHRVEHAEMLTPETIAAFAELGLTASVQPAFDALWGGEDGMYAERLGAERARTLNPYAALLRAGVPLAFGSDSPVTPLDPWGTVRAAAFHRTPEHRVSARAAFTAHTRGGWRAIGRDDAGTLVPGAPADYAVWRTDELVVQAPDDRVARWSTDPRSGTPGLPDLSPGAELPVCLRTVVFGQTVFVRPNE; this is encoded by the coding sequence ATGAGTTCCGAGAGCGCCGCCGCCCTGCCGGCCCGAACCGTCGCCCCGCTGTCCACGGGCGAGCCCGACCACCGCACCGTGCTGCTGCGCGGCGGCGAGGTCCACAGCCCCGCCGACCCGTTCGCCACGGCGATGGTCGTCGAGCGCGGACACGTCGCCTGGGTCGGCTCCGAGGGCGCGGCCGACGCCTTCGCGTCCGGCGTCGACGAGGTGGTCGACCTCGAAGGGGCCCTGGTCACCCCGGCGTTCACCGATGCGCATGTGCACACCACGGCCACCGGCCTGGCGCTCACCGGCCTCGATCTGTCGTCCGCGGGCAGCCGCGCCGAGGCCCTGGCGGCGGTACGGGCGTACGCCGCGTCCCGCCCCGACGACGACGTGCTGCTCGGCCATGGCTGGGACTCCGCGCGCTGGCCCGAGCGGACCCCGCCGACCCGCGCCGAGCTCGACGAGGCCACCGGCGGCCGCCCGCTCTACCTGCCACGCATCGACGTCCACTCGGCCGTCGCCACCACCGCGCTGCTCGACCGGATCCCGGGCGTCACCGGGCTCGACGGCTACCACCCGGACGCCCCGCTGACCGCCGCCGCCCACCACGCGGTCCGGGCCGCGGCCCACGCGGCGATCACCCCGCGCCAGCGCGAGGAGGCCCAGCGGGCCGCGCTGCACCGCGCGGCCTCCCTCGGCATCGGCACCCTCCACGAGTGCGGCGGCCCCGAGATCTCCGACGAGGACGACTTCACCTCGCTCCTGAAACTGGCCCGCGAGGAGTCCGGCCCGCGCGTCTTCGGCTACTGGGCCGAGCGCGTCACCGGCCCCAAGGACGCCGATCGCATCCGCGAACTCGGCGCGCTCGGCGCGGCCGGGGACCTCTTCGTCGACGGCGCCCTCGGCTCGCACACCGCCTGTCTGCACGAGCCCTACGCCGACGCCCCGCACACCGGCACCGGCCATCTGGACGCGGCCGACGTCGCCGCCCATGTGGCCGCCTGCACCGAGGCCGGGCTCCAGGCCGGGTTCCACGCCATCGGGGACGCCGCCGTCACCGCCGTCGTCGAGGGCGTCCGGGCCGCCGCCGCCAAGGTGGGCCTGGCCCGCATCCGCGCCGCCCGGCACCGCGTCGAGCACGCCGAGATGCTCACCCCCGAGACCATCGCCGCCTTCGCCGAGCTCGGCCTCACCGCCTCCGTGCAGCCCGCGTTCGACGCGCTGTGGGGCGGCGAGGACGGCATGTACGCCGAGCGGCTCGGCGCCGAGCGGGCCCGCACCCTGAACCCGTACGCGGCCCTGCTGCGCGCCGGGGTGCCGCTCGCCTTCGGCTCGGACTCGCCGGTCACCCCGCTCGACCCGTGGGGCACGGTCCGCGCGGCCGCCTTCCACCGGACCCCCGAGCACCGCGTCTCGGCCCGCGCCGCCTTCACCGCCCACACCCGGGGCGGCTGGCGCGCCATCGGCCGGGACGACGCGGGCACCCTGGTGCCGGGCGCGCCCGCCGACTACGCGGTGTGGCGCACCGACGAGCTCGTGGTGCAGGCGCCGGACGACCGGGTGGCCCGCTGGTCGACCGACCCGCGCTCGGGCACGCCCGGACTGCCGGACCTCAGCCCCGGGGCGGAGCTGCCGGTCTGCCTGCGCACGGTGGTGTTCGGACAAACGGTCTTCGTCCGGCCGAACGAGTGA
- a CDS encoding Lrp/AsnC family transcriptional regulator has product MEELDRQIVDLLVKDGRMSYTDLGKATGLSTSAVHQRVRRLEQRGVIRGYVAVVDPEAVGLPLTAFISVKPFDPSAPDDIAERLADVPEIEACHSVAGDENYILKVRVATPLELEHLLTRIRSLAGVSTRTTVVLSTPYEARPPRI; this is encoded by the coding sequence ATGGAGGAGCTGGACCGTCAGATCGTGGATCTGCTCGTCAAGGACGGGCGGATGAGCTACACCGACCTGGGCAAGGCCACGGGCCTGTCCACCTCGGCGGTGCACCAGCGGGTACGCCGGCTGGAGCAGCGCGGAGTCATCCGCGGCTATGTCGCCGTCGTGGACCCCGAGGCGGTGGGGCTGCCGCTGACCGCGTTCATCTCGGTCAAGCCCTTCGACCCGAGCGCCCCCGACGACATCGCCGAGCGGCTGGCCGACGTGCCGGAGATAGAGGCGTGCCACAGCGTGGCGGGCGACGAGAACTACATCCTCAAGGTGCGTGTGGCCACGCCCCTGGAGCTGGAGCACCTGCTGACGCGTATCCGCTCGCTGGCCGGCGTCTCCACCCGGACGACCGTCGTTCTCTCGACCCCGTACGAGGCACGTCCGCCGCGTATCTAG
- a CDS encoding glycerophosphodiester phosphodiesterase, whose amino-acid sequence MTRVRHPYLDHPTPIAFAHRGGAADGIENTAAAFGRAAAAGFRYFETDVHTTVDGRLVAFHDSTLDRVTDAVGRIADLPWAEVRQARVAGREPLPLFEELLEAFPDARWNVDLKAESALVPLVELIRRTDAWDRVCVGSFSEARVARAARLAGPRLATSYGVRGVAALRLRSLGLPVPLRRGAVCAQVPEAQNGIPVVDRRFVETAHALGLQVHVWTINDPDRMTKLLDLGVDGIMTDHLETLRTVLTDRGTGF is encoded by the coding sequence GTGACTCGCGTACGCCACCCCTATCTGGACCACCCGACGCCGATCGCCTTCGCCCACCGCGGCGGGGCGGCCGACGGCATCGAGAACACCGCGGCCGCCTTCGGCCGGGCCGCGGCGGCCGGTTTCCGGTACTTCGAGACCGATGTGCACACCACCGTGGACGGCCGTCTGGTCGCCTTCCACGACTCCACCCTGGACCGGGTCACCGACGCCGTGGGGCGGATCGCCGATCTGCCGTGGGCCGAGGTGCGCCAGGCCCGGGTGGCGGGCCGTGAGCCGCTGCCGCTCTTCGAGGAGCTCCTGGAGGCGTTCCCCGACGCGCGCTGGAACGTCGATCTGAAGGCCGAGTCCGCGCTCGTCCCGCTGGTGGAGCTGATCCGCCGGACCGACGCGTGGGACCGGGTGTGCGTGGGCTCGTTCTCGGAGGCCCGGGTGGCCCGGGCCGCGAGGCTGGCGGGCCCGCGCCTGGCCACCTCGTACGGCGTGCGCGGCGTCGCCGCTCTCAGGCTGCGCTCGCTCGGCCTGCCCGTGCCGCTGCGGCGCGGCGCGGTGTGCGCGCAGGTGCCCGAGGCGCAGAACGGGATCCCGGTGGTGGACCGGCGGTTCGTGGAGACCGCGCACGCCCTGGGCCTGCAGGTACACGTATGGACAATCAATGATCCCGATCGGATGACGAAACTCCTGGACCTCGGCGTGGATGGCATCATGACCGATCATCTGGAGACGCTGCGCACGGTACTGACCGACCGGGGAACCGGGTTCTGA
- a CDS encoding PLP-dependent aminotransferase family protein produces the protein MAQWTSAVGPAQLARQLNAQQQPRPAGTRKPPAYRALADGIRLLVLEGRVPVAARLPAERELAMALSVSRTTVAAAYEALRGEGFLESRRGAGSWTAVPAGNPLPARGLEPLPPESLGSMIDLGCAALPAPEPWLTRSVQGALEELPPYAHTHGDYPAGLPALRQMLAERYTARGIPTMPEQIMVTTGAMGAIDAICHLFAGRGERIAVESPSYANILQLMREAGARLVPVAMAEGLTGWDLPLWRQVLRDSAPRLAYVVADFHNPTGALADEDQRRALVDAARSAGTVLVVDETMSELWLDEDIDMPRPVCAFDPAGATVLTVGSASKAFWAGMRIGWVRAAPDVIRSLVAARAYADLGTPVLEQLAVNWLMATGGWEQAVDLRRTQARENRDALVAAVRRELPEWEFDVPVGGLTLWVRTGGISGSRLAEVGERVGVRVPSGPRFGVDGAFEGYVRLPFTVSGPVAEEAAARLAAAARLVEKGASNGGESPRTFVA, from the coding sequence ATGGCGCAGTGGACCTCGGCGGTCGGGCCGGCACAGCTGGCCCGTCAGCTCAACGCACAGCAGCAGCCCCGCCCGGCGGGCACCCGCAAGCCGCCCGCCTACCGGGCGCTGGCCGACGGGATCCGTCTGCTCGTCCTCGAAGGACGGGTGCCGGTGGCCGCCCGCCTGCCCGCCGAGCGGGAGCTCGCCATGGCCCTCTCGGTCAGCCGCACCACGGTCGCCGCCGCCTACGAGGCGCTGCGCGGCGAGGGCTTCCTGGAGTCCCGCCGGGGCGCGGGCAGCTGGACGGCCGTCCCCGCGGGCAACCCGCTGCCCGCGCGCGGCCTGGAGCCGCTGCCGCCCGAGTCGCTGGGCTCCATGATCGATCTGGGGTGCGCGGCGCTGCCCGCGCCCGAGCCCTGGCTGACCCGCTCGGTCCAGGGCGCCCTGGAGGAGCTGCCGCCGTACGCGCACACCCACGGCGACTATCCGGCCGGGCTGCCCGCGCTGCGCCAGATGCTCGCCGAGCGGTACACCGCGCGCGGCATCCCCACCATGCCCGAGCAGATCATGGTCACCACCGGTGCGATGGGCGCCATCGACGCCATCTGCCACCTCTTCGCCGGGCGCGGCGAGCGGATCGCGGTCGAGTCGCCCTCGTACGCCAACATCCTCCAGCTGATGCGCGAGGCCGGGGCCCGGCTCGTGCCGGTCGCCATGGCCGAGGGGCTGACCGGCTGGGACCTGCCCCTGTGGCGGCAGGTGCTGCGCGACTCGGCGCCCCGGCTCGCCTATGTCGTCGCCGACTTCCACAACCCGACGGGGGCGCTGGCCGACGAGGACCAGCGCCGCGCCCTGGTCGACGCGGCCCGCTCGGCCGGGACCGTGCTCGTCGTCGACGAGACCATGTCCGAGCTCTGGCTGGACGAGGACATCGACATGCCGCGCCCCGTCTGCGCCTTCGACCCGGCGGGCGCGACCGTCCTCACGGTGGGCTCGGCGAGCAAGGCGTTCTGGGCGGGCATGCGCATCGGCTGGGTACGCGCGGCCCCCGACGTCATCCGCTCCCTGGTCGCCGCCCGCGCCTACGCCGATCTGGGCACCCCGGTCCTGGAGCAGCTCGCCGTCAACTGGCTGATGGCCACGGGCGGTTGGGAGCAGGCGGTCGACCTGCGCCGCACCCAGGCACGCGAGAACCGCGACGCGCTGGTGGCGGCGGTCCGCCGGGAGCTGCCGGAGTGGGAGTTCGACGTGCCGGTGGGCGGGCTCACCCTCTGGGTCCGCACCGGAGGGATCTCCGGCTCACGCCTGGCGGAAGTGGGCGAACGGGTCGGCGTACGGGTGCCCTCCGGCCCCCGGTTCGGCGTGGACGGCGCCTTCGAGGGGTACGTACGGCTGCCCTTCACGGTCAGCGGCCCGGTCGCCGAGGAGGCCGCGGCCCGGCTCGCCGCGGCGGCCCGCCTGGTGGAGAAGGGCGCGAGCAATGGGGGAGAGTCGCCGCGGACGTTTGTGGCGTGA
- a CDS encoding RNA polymerase-binding protein RbpA — MSERALRGTRLVVTSYETDRGIDLAPRQAVEYACENGHRFEMPFSVEADIPPEWECKACGAMALLVDGEGPEEKKGKPARTHWDMLMERRTREELEEVLAERLEVLRSGAMNIAVHPRDSRKSA; from the coding sequence ATGAGTGAGCGAGCTCTTCGCGGCACGCGCCTCGTGGTGACCAGCTACGAGACCGACCGCGGCATCGATCTGGCCCCGCGCCAGGCGGTGGAGTACGCATGCGAGAACGGACATCGATTCGAGATGCCGTTCTCGGTGGAGGCGGACATCCCGCCGGAGTGGGAGTGCAAGGCGTGTGGCGCCATGGCACTCCTGGTGGACGGCGAAGGTCCTGAGGAGAAGAAGGGCAAGCCCGCGCGTACGCACTGGGACATGCTCATGGAGCGACGCACCCGCGAGGAGCTGGAGGAGGTTCTGGCCGAGAGGCTGGAGGTCCTGCGTTCCGGCGCCATGAACATTGCCGTGCATCCGCGCGACAGTCGCAAGTCCGCGTAG
- a CDS encoding polyprenol monophosphomannose synthase: MNDGGQRRYGPLGRALVIIPTYNEAENIKPIVSRVRESVPEAHVLIADDNSPDGTGKLADELAADDDHVHVLHRKGKEGLGAAYLAGFRWGVDEGYGVLVEMDADGSHQPEELPRLLTALKGADLVLGSRWVPGGRVVNWPKSREFISRGGSTYSRLLLGVDIRDVTGGFRAFRRETLEGLGLDEVASQGYCFQVDLARRAVAAGYHVVEVPITFVERERGDSKMSNDIIVEALWRVTAWGVGSRANKLLGRKPS; the protein is encoded by the coding sequence GTGAACGACGGCGGTCAGAGGCGATACGGCCCGCTCGGCAGAGCCTTGGTGATCATCCCGACCTACAACGAGGCGGAGAACATCAAGCCGATCGTCTCCCGCGTCAGGGAGTCGGTCCCCGAGGCGCACGTCCTGATCGCCGACGACAACAGCCCCGACGGCACCGGCAAGCTCGCCGACGAGCTGGCGGCCGACGACGACCACGTCCACGTCCTGCACCGCAAGGGCAAGGAGGGTTTGGGCGCCGCCTACCTCGCGGGCTTCCGCTGGGGCGTCGACGAGGGCTACGGCGTACTGGTCGAGATGGACGCGGACGGCTCCCACCAGCCCGAGGAGCTGCCCCGGCTGCTCACCGCGCTCAAGGGCGCCGACCTGGTCCTCGGCTCACGCTGGGTGCCGGGCGGCCGGGTGGTGAACTGGCCCAAGAGCCGCGAGTTCATCTCCCGCGGCGGCTCCACGTACTCCCGGCTGCTGCTCGGCGTGGACATCCGCGACGTCACCGGCGGGTTCCGGGCCTTCCGCCGCGAGACCCTCGAAGGCCTCGGCCTGGACGAGGTGGCCTCGCAGGGCTACTGCTTCCAGGTCGACCTGGCCCGCCGCGCGGTGGCCGCCGGCTACCACGTGGTCGAGGTGCCGATCACCTTCGTCGAGCGCGAGCGCGGCGACTCCAAGATGAGCAACGACATCATCGTCGAGGCGCTCTGGCGGGTCACCGCCTGGGGCGTCGGCTCGCGCGCCAACAAGCTCCTGGGCCGCAAGCCGTCCTGA
- a CDS encoding phosphotransferase family protein, which translates to MATAPRPRTTTRDPQELGRRLTGWLDARLPGARVTGVEVPASNGMSSETLLFVLDHPDAPVRACALRLAADPAAYSVFPVYDMARQHRVMRLVAEHTDVPVPRVLWLEEDPTALGAPFFVMERAEGRVPPDVMPYTYEGNWLHSASDAERARLQDATVAVLARLHDGFPPEEAAFLLPEGEGSPLRRHVESQRAYYDWVVDGLPRSPLIESAFDWLDAHWPADEGPAVLCWGDARIGNIVYDGFEPAAVLDWEMAALGPRELDLGWTVYLHRFFQDLTVSFGQPGLPAFLRRDHIEARYAELTGHVPRAMEFHTLYAALRHAVVMLRIAYRQLHFGEVRVPEDPDALILHRGSLEAMVRGTYWS; encoded by the coding sequence ATGGCCACGGCACCACGCCCCCGCACCACCACGCGCGACCCCCAGGAACTCGGCCGCAGGCTCACCGGCTGGCTCGACGCACGGCTGCCCGGCGCCCGCGTCACCGGCGTCGAGGTCCCGGCCTCCAACGGCATGTCCAGCGAGACCCTGCTCTTCGTCCTCGACCACCCGGACGCGCCAGTGCGCGCCTGCGCTCTGCGCCTCGCCGCCGACCCCGCCGCGTACTCCGTCTTCCCGGTCTACGACATGGCTCGCCAGCACCGGGTGATGCGCCTGGTCGCCGAGCACACCGACGTCCCGGTGCCCCGGGTGCTCTGGCTGGAAGAGGACCCCACCGCGCTCGGCGCCCCGTTCTTCGTGATGGAGCGCGCCGAGGGGCGCGTACCGCCCGACGTCATGCCCTATACGTACGAGGGGAACTGGCTGCACTCCGCCAGTGACGCCGAGCGGGCGCGTCTTCAGGACGCCACGGTCGCGGTGCTCGCCCGGCTGCACGACGGGTTCCCGCCCGAGGAGGCCGCCTTCCTGCTGCCCGAGGGTGAGGGCTCACCCCTGCGGCGCCATGTGGAGTCCCAACGGGCCTACTACGACTGGGTGGTGGACGGGCTGCCGCGCTCGCCGCTCATCGAGTCCGCGTTCGACTGGCTCGACGCGCACTGGCCCGCCGACGAAGGCCCGGCGGTGCTCTGCTGGGGCGACGCCCGGATCGGCAACATCGTCTACGACGGCTTCGAGCCCGCCGCGGTCCTCGACTGGGAGATGGCCGCGCTGGGCCCGCGCGAACTCGACCTCGGCTGGACCGTCTATCTGCACCGCTTCTTCCAGGATCTGACGGTGAGTTTCGGCCAACCGGGCCTGCCCGCCTTCCTGCGGCGCGACCACATCGAGGCGCGCTATGCCGAGTTGACCGGGCACGTGCCGCGCGCCATGGAGTTCCACACGCTCTACGCCGCCCTGCGGCACGCGGTGGTGATGCTCAGGATCGCCTACCGGCAGCTGCACTTCGGCGAGGTCCGGGTCCCCGAGGACCCGGACGCGCTGATCCTGCACCGGGGCAGCCTGGAGGCGATGGTGCGGGGGACGTACTGGAGTTGA
- a CDS encoding YitT family protein has protein sequence MRRSTTTRQGGIHVSTHLTRRLLQLYVGLTLYGVSSALLVRSGLGLEPWGVLHQGIAERTGLTIGVVSIIVGALVLLLWIPIRQRPGLGTVSNVFAIGIAMDSTLALVPDVHGLAARIPVLVGGILLNGVATGLYIAARFGPGPRDGLMTGLHRLTGRSIRLVRTSIEVAVVVTGFLLGGSLGVGTVAYALAIGPLAQFFLRFFAVPEPSPEPSPEPSPEPERTAAPETAPVEPVTGAAPAQAILRG, from the coding sequence ATGCGCCGGTCCACTACCACCAGACAGGGGGGCATTCACGTGTCCACGCACCTCACCCGCAGGCTGCTCCAGCTCTACGTCGGCCTGACGCTGTACGGCGTGAGCTCCGCGCTGCTCGTGCGCAGCGGGCTCGGGCTCGAACCGTGGGGGGTGCTGCACCAGGGGATCGCCGAGCGCACCGGCCTGACCATCGGCGTCGTCTCGATCATCGTGGGCGCGCTGGTGCTGCTGCTGTGGATCCCGATCCGGCAGCGGCCGGGCCTGGGCACGGTCTCCAACGTCTTCGCCATCGGCATCGCGATGGACTCCACCCTTGCCCTGGTGCCGGACGTGCACGGGCTCGCCGCCCGGATCCCGGTGCTTGTCGGCGGGATCCTGCTCAACGGCGTGGCGACGGGCCTGTACATCGCGGCGCGGTTCGGCCCCGGCCCGCGCGACGGGCTGATGACCGGGCTGCACCGGCTCACCGGCCGCTCCATCCGGCTGGTGCGCACCTCGATCGAGGTGGCGGTGGTGGTGACCGGGTTCCTGCTCGGCGGCTCGCTGGGCGTCGGCACGGTCGCGTACGCCCTCGCGATCGGCCCGCTCGCCCAGTTCTTCCTGCGCTTCTTCGCCGTCCCGGAGCCGTCGCCCGAGCCGTCACCCGAACCGTCGCCCGAGCCGGAGCGGACGGCCGCCCCGGAAACGGCGCCCGTCGAGCCCGTCACCGGGGCGGCACCGGCACAGGCGATACTGCGCGGGTGA
- the fxsA gene encoding FxsA family membrane protein encodes MTTGIPPSTPPKRSRARTLVPLGIAAWLLAEIWLLITVASAAGGLTVLALLVGGAVLGGYVIKRAGRRAFQNLTQTLQQQQYGAAGPGAQPQPGSEGNTFTMLGGLLLMVPGLLSDVLGLLCLVPPVRKALSRYAESSLEKRMRTARPGTLGDAFQQARMHQPDGKVVQGEVIRHDERPQRDEPRPPLTH; translated from the coding sequence ATGACGACCGGCATTCCGCCCTCCACCCCGCCCAAGCGCTCCCGTGCGCGCACCCTCGTCCCGCTGGGGATCGCCGCCTGGCTCCTCGCGGAGATATGGCTGCTGATCACGGTGGCGAGCGCCGCCGGGGGACTCACCGTGCTGGCCCTGCTGGTCGGCGGCGCCGTGCTCGGCGGATACGTGATCAAGCGGGCCGGGCGCCGGGCCTTCCAGAACCTCACGCAGACGCTCCAGCAGCAGCAGTACGGGGCGGCGGGCCCCGGCGCCCAGCCGCAGCCCGGCAGCGAGGGCAACACCTTCACGATGCTCGGCGGTCTGCTCCTGATGGTCCCGGGACTGCTCTCGGACGTCCTGGGGCTGCTCTGCCTGGTGCCGCCGGTGCGCAAGGCGCTGAGCAGGTACGCGGAGAGCTCGCTGGAGAAGCGGATGCGCACCGCCCGCCCCGGCACCCTGGGCGACGCCTTCCAGCAGGCCCGGATGCACCAGCCGGACGGCAAGGTGGTGCAGGGCGAGGTCATCCGTCACGACGAGCGCCCCCAGCGGGACGAGCCCCGGCCGCCGCTGACCCACTGA